A region of uncultured Carboxylicivirga sp. DNA encodes the following proteins:
- a CDS encoding MarR family transcriptional regulator, whose product MKYDQLKLENQLCFPVYAASRLITREYQPYLDELEITYPQYLVLMILWEKDEMPVNDIAKKLILNTNTITPLLKRMETQGLVNRERSKEDERKVIVKLTEKGNVLKEKAVLIPERLASQLLEGPMGVEELIRLKEDLGKIINHLLKK is encoded by the coding sequence ATGAAATACGATCAGTTAAAACTCGAAAACCAGCTTTGCTTCCCTGTTTATGCAGCTTCAAGATTGATAACACGGGAATATCAACCTTACCTGGATGAGTTAGAAATAACTTATCCACAATATTTGGTATTGATGATTTTATGGGAAAAGGATGAAATGCCCGTTAATGATATTGCCAAAAAGCTGATATTAAATACTAATACTATTACTCCCTTGTTAAAGCGAATGGAGACTCAGGGATTGGTTAACCGGGAAAGATCAAAGGAAGATGAGCGTAAAGTAATAGTGAAACTTACCGAAAAAGGAAACGTGCTAAAAGAAAAAGCCGTCCTGATTCCTGAGAGGCTGGCATCCCAGTTATTAGAAGGACCTATGGGAGTTGAGGAACTTATTCGACTCAAAGAAGACTTAGGTAAGATCATTAATCATTTGTTGAAGAAGTAG
- a CDS encoding DoxX family membrane protein, translating to MKSQLINSNCTKTNNWQNVFRILLGSFMVYAGTGHLLWLRSEFVAQVPTWLPLNTDFVVLASGVVEIMLGISMIFSGKYKIIAGLALAAFYVLIFPGNISQYINQIDAFGLDTDRARFIRLFFQPILIIWALWSTGVFCAMFNKNRQ from the coding sequence ATGAAAAGTCAACTAATCAATTCAAATTGCACTAAGACTAATAATTGGCAAAATGTTTTCAGAATTTTGCTTGGATCATTTATGGTATATGCCGGTACAGGCCATCTTTTATGGTTAAGAAGTGAATTTGTAGCACAGGTTCCTACCTGGTTACCTTTAAATACTGATTTTGTGGTTTTGGCTTCGGGTGTTGTAGAAATAATGCTTGGGATATCTATGATTTTCTCAGGTAAATATAAAATTATAGCAGGTCTGGCACTTGCTGCATTTTATGTACTGATTTTCCCAGGAAATATTTCTCAATACATCAATCAGATTGATGCATTTGGATTAGATACAGACCGTGCACGATTTATTCGGCTGTTTTTTCAGCCGATATTAATTATCTGGGCTTTATGGTCAACCGGAGTGTTTTGTGCAATGTTTAATAAGAACAGGCAGTAG
- a CDS encoding M50 family metallopeptidase, translating to MNKKLLFILLSIILYWVLIRFVPYGNFVLYPITLLVTIFHETGHALFALITGGSVHGIQINNDGSGYAMVAGGWSLLVIPGGYIGSALWGNLILFVALYKEKYIKWVLYLIMAVLIFSAIVWFNSIGSTVLLLVFAALFFWLSKACKTIQVYSLLAVGATALFYIILDFKGGPSSDLAQFTKLLPFLPQFLWAVVWLVAVSYITYLTIRRSWK from the coding sequence ATGAATAAAAAACTTCTTTTCATTCTGCTTTCAATCATTCTTTATTGGGTGCTCATAAGGTTTGTTCCATACGGAAATTTCGTACTTTATCCCATTACATTGCTGGTTACCATTTTTCATGAAACAGGTCATGCCTTGTTTGCCCTGATTACCGGAGGAAGTGTTCATGGAATACAAATAAATAATGATGGCTCGGGTTATGCAATGGTTGCCGGAGGTTGGTCTTTACTGGTTATACCGGGCGGATACATTGGAAGTGCACTTTGGGGGAATTTGATATTGTTTGTCGCATTGTATAAAGAGAAGTATATTAAATGGGTTTTGTATCTTATAATGGCTGTTTTGATTTTCAGCGCAATTGTGTGGTTTAACAGCATTGGATCAACCGTTTTATTGTTGGTGTTTGCCGCACTTTTCTTTTGGCTGTCAAAGGCCTGCAAAACAATTCAGGTATATAGCTTACTGGCTGTTGGAGCCACCGCTTTGTTTTACATTATCCTGGATTTTAAAGGAGGACCTTCATCCGACTTAGCGCAGTTTACAAAGTTGCTCCCTTTTTTGCCTCAGTTTTTGTGGGCTGTTGTTTGGTTGGTTGCTGTTTCGTACATTACCTATTTAACGATCAGAAGAAGCTGGAAATAA
- a CDS encoding glycoside hydrolase family 43 protein, with protein MRNTRIAYAILIGLTLLAFGCSQTGSSKSTEDDMEAYLLTYFKDNTHSLHFALSTDGYTFTDINNGEPVVGGDTIANQKGIRDPHITRGKDGAFYVAMTDLHIFAKEAGYRDTQWERPQEEYDWGNNRGFVLMKSYDLINWTHSNIHLDKVFPELEDVGCAWAPQTIYDEATDKMMLYFTMRMGHGLTKLYYAYTNDDFTEITTLPKILFDYPNPEIQVLDADICSMPDGRFCMTYVAQERPIGIKHAFSNSINSGYVYSDEWIDLEPGSCEAPNMWKRIDEDKWVLMYDIYSINPHNFGFCETTDFNTFNDLGHFNEGEMKTTNFTSPKHGAVIQLTKEEAVKLATHWKFDIKF; from the coding sequence ATGAGAAATACCCGGATCGCTTATGCGATTTTAATTGGATTGACACTCTTAGCTTTTGGATGCAGTCAGACAGGCTCGTCAAAGAGTACGGAAGATGATATGGAAGCATATTTACTTACTTATTTTAAAGACAATACGCACAGCTTACATTTTGCCTTAAGCACCGATGGCTATACTTTTACTGATATCAATAACGGAGAACCTGTTGTTGGAGGTGATACTATTGCCAATCAAAAAGGAATTCGCGACCCACATATAACCCGTGGAAAGGATGGTGCATTTTATGTGGCAATGACCGATCTGCACATATTTGCAAAGGAAGCCGGATATCGCGACACTCAGTGGGAAAGACCACAGGAGGAGTATGATTGGGGGAACAATCGTGGTTTTGTTCTGATGAAATCATATGATCTTATCAATTGGACACACAGCAACATACACCTTGATAAGGTATTTCCTGAATTAGAAGATGTTGGTTGCGCCTGGGCTCCGCAAACCATTTACGATGAAGCAACTGATAAAATGATGCTGTATTTTACGATGCGTATGGGTCACGGGCTAACCAAATTATACTATGCCTATACCAACGACGATTTCACTGAAATTACAACATTACCCAAAATATTGTTTGATTATCCAAATCCGGAAATTCAGGTTTTAGATGCCGATATTTGTTCAATGCCCGATGGTAGGTTTTGCATGACTTATGTGGCACAGGAAAGACCAATCGGAATAAAACATGCCTTTTCAAATAGCATAAACAGTGGTTATGTGTATAGTGACGAATGGATTGATTTGGAACCAGGTTCATGTGAAGCACCAAATATGTGGAAACGTATTGATGAAGATAAATGGGTGTTGATGTATGATATCTATAGCATTAATCCACACAACTTCGGATTTTGCGAAACAACAGACTTTAACACCTTTAACGATTTAGGCCACTTCAACGAAGGTGAAATGAAAACCACCAATTTTACTTCACCCAAACATGGAGCTGTCATACAGTTAACAAAAGAAGAAGCTGTAAAACTGGCAACTCACTGGAAATTTGATATCAAATTCTGA
- a CDS encoding helix-turn-helix domain-containing protein, which yields MSKVESVRENMPDDKFLNKVKAIILDHLEDDSFGVADLAHAMGLSRSQLFRKLKSISNHSANQIIRNIRLEEALKLLKEDRYTVSEVAFKVGFSSPSYFNKCFHDHYGYAPGDYQKIVPKKEISTETPVKGKLKNTHKIAFPFALILIVVLFLFLIRRNSNTSIQAASLSDRSIAVMPLLDLSENAQREHIAVGLTDAIILELSKIKSLRVISRGSAMLFQDSVMPYSKIAKQLGVNLLLEGSIVYNGDSMRVTVQLIEPFPKEKHLWANKYEESSLNMIHLSNDISHAIANEIKLVVDDSKKAPTVNPRVYDLYLKAHHLWLTQKPQSIRDAIHFLEQTMAIDSGYAPAYSLLAECYISLNKFIRNNDEKLKNRQNGRAAIDKALDKAIEIDGSLAEAYITKGNILGKFDYNWEGMKEMVDKGLQLNPNNSTGYIALYYYYSVKGELEKCIEMAKKAEELDPLNPRTLSTVANAYVLAGRYTEAIEQYRNAIKMFSDYGFAWDGIGYAYYMMGDTAKAIEAWSELHRIIGNPELVKYYQTESFHNSIRFWLDKTTSGEKIYCSNPSIIAMVHLFVGDPEGAMDYIEFAYQYKHLDLPFIIIKPNFQSLYNHPRFNEIAKDIGVNLSSYKKRNI from the coding sequence TTGAGTAAGGTTGAAAGTGTACGGGAAAATATGCCTGATGATAAGTTTTTAAACAAAGTAAAAGCAATCATTCTTGATCATCTTGAAGATGATTCATTTGGGGTTGCCGACCTTGCTCATGCAATGGGTTTGAGTCGCTCTCAACTTTTCAGAAAACTAAAATCCATTTCCAATCATTCGGCCAATCAAATAATCAGAAATATACGACTCGAAGAAGCTTTAAAGCTGCTAAAAGAAGATCGTTATACGGTTTCGGAGGTGGCTTTTAAAGTTGGTTTCAGCAGCCCATCCTACTTTAATAAATGCTTCCACGATCATTATGGTTATGCCCCTGGTGATTACCAAAAAATAGTTCCTAAAAAAGAAATATCAACAGAAACACCGGTAAAAGGTAAACTTAAGAATACTCATAAGATAGCTTTCCCTTTTGCTTTAATCTTAATCGTAGTTTTGTTTTTATTTCTGATTCGTAGGAATAGCAACACATCTATTCAGGCAGCTTCATTATCTGACCGATCCATTGCAGTTATGCCGTTGCTGGATCTTTCGGAGAATGCACAACGTGAACATATTGCTGTTGGTCTTACCGATGCTATTATTCTGGAGCTATCAAAAATAAAAAGCTTACGTGTTATTTCCAGAGGCTCAGCTATGTTATTTCAGGATTCTGTAATGCCCTACTCCAAAATTGCAAAACAACTGGGTGTAAACCTTCTGCTGGAAGGATCCATCGTTTACAATGGTGACAGTATGCGTGTTACGGTTCAGTTGATAGAACCATTTCCTAAGGAAAAACATTTATGGGCCAATAAATATGAAGAAAGTTCACTGAACATGATTCATCTATCCAACGACATTTCGCATGCCATTGCCAATGAAATAAAACTGGTTGTTGATGATTCTAAAAAAGCTCCTACAGTTAACCCAAGGGTTTACGATCTTTACCTTAAAGCTCACCATTTATGGTTAACACAAAAACCTCAATCAATCAGGGACGCCATACATTTTCTTGAGCAAACAATGGCAATCGACTCGGGTTATGCTCCTGCCTACAGCTTATTGGCAGAATGTTATATCAGCCTGAATAAGTTTATTCGAAACAACGACGAGAAACTTAAAAACAGGCAAAACGGAAGAGCCGCCATTGACAAGGCACTGGATAAAGCTATTGAAATAGACGGATCATTAGCTGAAGCTTACATCACAAAAGGTAATATTCTGGGTAAGTTCGATTACAATTGGGAAGGCATGAAAGAAATGGTTGACAAGGGATTACAATTAAATCCAAATAATTCAACTGGTTACATAGCCTTGTATTATTACTATTCGGTCAAAGGTGAATTGGAGAAGTGTATCGAAATGGCCAAAAAAGCTGAAGAACTGGATCCTCTGAATCCCCGAACATTAAGTACGGTGGCAAATGCCTACGTATTAGCCGGACGATATACTGAAGCGATTGAACAATACCGAAATGCCATTAAAATGTTTAGTGATTACGGATTTGCATGGGATGGAATTGGTTATGCTTATTATATGATGGGTGATACAGCCAAAGCCATTGAAGCCTGGAGCGAGTTGCACCGAATTATTGGCAACCCCGAACTGGTTAAATACTATCAAACTGAATCTTTTCATAATAGCATCCGTTTTTGGTTAGATAAAACCACGTCAGGCGAAAAAATTTATTGTTCCAATCCTTCAATTATAGCCATGGTTCATCTGTTTGTTGGTGACCCTGAAGGAGCTATGGATTACATCGAATTTGCCTATCAATATAAACACCTCGACTTACCTTTTATCATCATCAAACCCAATTTCCAAAGTTTATACAATCACCCTCGCTTTAACGAAATCGCTAAAGATATTGGAGTTAACCTTTCCAGCTATAAGAAACGAAATATTTGA
- a CDS encoding MG2 domain-containing protein, which yields MFKQSMLGYIIIALMILTANSCQSDKEKSTVKEVVYNEKVSAFTSGIISNEGVIQIQFSAKIDGIEGGQEADSKLVTFKPAIKGKLEWLDSYTLQFVPENRLPSGTEYGVEVNLPRLFEEEKDDFEFSFATIKQNYRLVSTGLEPLSAEELEKNTFKGKITLADNADNAEVEKILKATQDGKELEIEWSHVASEKAHQFTIKNVIRKQQQGLLILAMDGSSINVDKQSKEEIDIPSLNDFKVISTKVMMHPEQHIVVMFSDPLDSKQNVTGLVSLGNVADLKYEIDNNRLKVYPPYRLSGKKEVVVHPGIKNSLSYPLSEESRYELLFETPKPNISLIGNGNILPNSDGLIFPFKAVSLKAVEVRIIKIYESNVAHFLQVNDLSGNNQLKRAGRLILKKTIRLDKDRSLNLAEWNIFSLNLTDLIQTEPGAIYRIELNMKKNHSFYPCSEGENEQETVVKEEENEITEADKAYWDSPDSYYSSYWDDYEDYDYNWRDREDPCTDSYYSNKVIAKNILASNIGVIAKKGNSKEIVIAVTDLRTAQPIANADVEILNYQSKVMGSLKTDANGLAKIQIENQPFLVVVKSNDQRGYLKLVEGNTLSYSRFDINGQHVQKGMKGFIYGERGVWRPGDTLFVSFILQNKGEALPAEHPIVFELLNPHGQIINKQVSNLQNRTLFSFKTATPDDAPTGYWTARLNVGGSKFEKGLRIETVKPNRLKIKLDFGKERLSPGEAMNTEMEVNWLHGAVARNLKADVSVTLNQTRTQFKTYQDYVFDDPARSFESEEYTVFDSDLDANGKALIDASIDVKDAAPGMLKASFMTRVFEKSGDFSVDRFTIPYAPYPVFVGIKTPKGDKRNMLLTDTAHIVRVATLDADGKPVSVKNLSYYVYKVSWRWWWESSQDNLAKYIGSRHQNIISSGKVSTVNGDGQFTFKIKYPEWGRYLIRVVDDKNGHATGKTVYVDWPGWAGKRQDKDASSAAMLSFSSDKQKYNVGEQATITFPSSAAGRALVCIENGNTVMKSWWVDPQEGSTSFSFDVTEEMTPNAYVSITLLQPHSQSVNNLPIRLYGVIPLMAEDPRTHLTPVIDMPDELRPEQNVTIKVSEQNAQAMSYTLAMVEDGLLDLTRFKTPQPWDYFFAKEALGVKTWDLYDQVIGAYGGHIEQMFSLGGDDDMSAKKGGNKANRFKPVVKFFGPYSLKPGKTDEHTFMMPRYIGSVRTMVIASTDKAYGDAEKTTPVRNPLMVLATLPRVLGPDEEVDLPVTVFAMKEGIKTVKVKVESNDLLTVIGENTQTINFNQIGEEVAIFKVKVKPTIGVGKVKVMASASGEEAMDEIELEVRNPNPRITTVSKVQIEKGQSQKVEFTLPGIKGTNHASLEVSSIPPIDFGRRLKYLVSYPHGCVEQTTSGAFPQLFLSDLIESGEQFEEITARNIRGGINRLAGFVRPDGGLSYWPGSNESNDWGTTYAGHFLLEAEKKGYQLPVGFKNKWIKYQRTQARQWSPNKLYRGRDLAQAYRLYTLALAGEPELSAMNRMRNQSYLSLQARWRLAAAYALAGHKNVANELVNNASIYDFTEYDRYYSYGSNERDMAMVIETLVLLDRQSDAADLVMTLSKALSSQQWMSTQTTAYSLLAISKYAGLSGVSKNVSFEWEGTNQKGAKVESELSIYQTELNTSNLKGEINIKNKSQGVLFARVIMDGIPAAGDSTSLSSNLQINVVYKDLSGNAVDVTRLEQGTDFIAEVSVKNPGTKGNIENLALTQIFPSGWEIRNTRMEDIKNAHEADIPDYRDYRDDRVYSYFNLMKGYSKNFVIILNAGYTGKYYLPAVSCEAMYDNTVAARKPGKWVEVVSAGE from the coding sequence ATGTTCAAACAATCCATGCTGGGTTACATTATCATCGCTTTGATGATATTAACCGCCAACTCATGTCAATCCGACAAAGAAAAAAGTACTGTTAAAGAGGTTGTATACAACGAAAAAGTAAGTGCATTCACTTCCGGAATTATTTCCAATGAAGGCGTTATACAAATTCAGTTTTCAGCTAAAATTGATGGAATAGAAGGCGGACAGGAAGCCGATTCCAAATTAGTTACTTTTAAACCTGCCATCAAAGGTAAATTAGAGTGGCTTGACAGCTACACCTTACAATTTGTTCCGGAGAACAGACTTCCTTCAGGAACTGAATATGGAGTGGAGGTTAATCTCCCAAGATTGTTTGAAGAAGAAAAAGATGATTTTGAGTTTTCATTTGCAACCATCAAGCAAAATTATCGATTGGTTTCAACCGGATTAGAGCCTTTAAGTGCCGAAGAACTGGAGAAAAATACTTTTAAAGGTAAAATTACACTGGCTGATAATGCTGATAATGCTGAAGTTGAAAAAATACTAAAAGCTACACAGGATGGTAAAGAACTGGAAATAGAGTGGTCTCATGTAGCCAGTGAAAAAGCTCATCAGTTTACCATCAAAAATGTAATTCGAAAACAACAACAGGGATTACTTATTCTTGCCATGGATGGATCTTCTATTAATGTTGATAAACAATCAAAAGAAGAAATAGATATTCCTTCACTCAATGATTTTAAAGTTATCTCCACCAAGGTAATGATGCATCCGGAACAACACATTGTTGTTATGTTTTCCGATCCTTTGGATAGTAAGCAAAACGTAACCGGACTGGTAAGTTTGGGAAATGTTGCCGATTTAAAATATGAAATCGATAACAATCGCTTAAAGGTATACCCTCCTTACCGATTATCCGGGAAAAAAGAGGTAGTTGTTCATCCAGGAATAAAAAATAGCCTCTCCTATCCTCTTAGTGAAGAATCGAGATATGAGTTATTGTTTGAAACTCCCAAACCCAATATCAGTTTGATCGGAAACGGGAATATCTTACCCAATTCTGATGGTCTGATTTTTCCCTTTAAAGCAGTTAGTCTAAAAGCGGTTGAAGTGCGCATTATCAAGATTTACGAATCCAACGTAGCTCATTTTTTGCAGGTTAACGACTTAAGTGGAAATAATCAGTTAAAAAGAGCCGGCCGTTTAATTCTCAAAAAAACCATCCGCCTGGATAAAGACCGTTCACTGAATTTAGCTGAATGGAATATCTTTTCACTTAACCTTACGGACTTAATTCAGACTGAACCGGGTGCTATTTACCGGATTGAACTGAATATGAAAAAGAACCACAGTTTCTATCCATGTAGTGAAGGTGAAAATGAACAAGAGACAGTTGTTAAGGAAGAAGAAAACGAAATTACAGAGGCCGATAAGGCCTATTGGGATAGTCCGGATAGTTACTACAGTTCTTACTGGGATGATTACGAAGATTACGACTATAACTGGAGGGATCGTGAAGACCCTTGTACTGATTCGTATTACAGTAATAAAGTAATTGCCAAAAATATACTGGCATCTAACATTGGTGTAATTGCAAAAAAAGGAAACAGTAAAGAAATTGTTATTGCCGTTACAGACCTGAGGACAGCGCAACCTATTGCCAATGCTGATGTTGAAATACTCAACTACCAAAGTAAGGTAATGGGTTCGTTAAAAACAGATGCCAATGGCCTGGCAAAAATACAAATTGAAAATCAGCCCTTCCTGGTTGTTGTCAAAAGTAACGATCAACGAGGCTATCTGAAGCTTGTGGAAGGTAATACACTTTCATACAGCCGCTTTGATATTAACGGTCAGCATGTTCAAAAAGGGATGAAAGGATTTATTTATGGAGAGCGCGGAGTTTGGCGTCCAGGCGATACTTTGTTTGTATCCTTCATTCTGCAAAATAAAGGTGAGGCACTTCCAGCAGAACACCCCATTGTTTTTGAACTGTTAAATCCTCATGGGCAAATTATAAATAAGCAGGTTAGCAACCTTCAGAACCGCACATTATTTTCATTTAAAACTGCCACACCGGATGATGCTCCAACAGGCTACTGGACGGCAAGGTTAAATGTTGGTGGTAGTAAGTTTGAGAAAGGACTAAGAATAGAAACAGTTAAGCCTAATCGCCTGAAAATAAAGCTTGACTTTGGGAAAGAACGCTTAAGTCCGGGTGAAGCAATGAATACAGAAATGGAAGTAAACTGGCTTCACGGTGCAGTGGCTCGCAATCTTAAAGCTGATGTTTCGGTTACTTTGAATCAGACACGTACCCAGTTCAAAACGTATCAGGATTATGTCTTTGATGATCCGGCACGATCATTCGAATCAGAAGAATATACTGTTTTTGACAGTGATCTGGATGCTAATGGTAAAGCTCTTATTGATGCATCTATCGATGTAAAGGATGCAGCACCCGGAATGTTAAAAGCATCCTTTATGACCCGTGTATTTGAGAAAAGTGGTGATTTCAGTGTCGATCGATTTACTATTCCTTATGCACCTTATCCTGTATTTGTAGGTATCAAAACACCTAAAGGTGATAAACGAAACATGCTTTTAACCGATACTGCTCATATTGTGCGAGTAGCAACACTGGATGCCGATGGTAAACCGGTAAGTGTAAAGAATTTATCATACTATGTTTACAAGGTTAGCTGGCGCTGGTGGTGGGAATCATCACAGGATAATCTTGCAAAATACATCGGATCTCGTCATCAGAATATAATTTCAAGTGGTAAAGTAAGCACCGTTAACGGTGATGGTCAATTTACCTTCAAAATTAAGTATCCCGAATGGGGCCGTTACCTGATCAGAGTGGTTGACGATAAAAATGGTCATGCTACCGGTAAAACAGTCTATGTTGACTGGCCAGGTTGGGCCGGCAAACGCCAGGATAAAGATGCCTCTTCTGCAGCCATGCTTAGCTTTTCATCCGACAAACAGAAATATAATGTTGGCGAGCAAGCTACGATCACTTTTCCTTCATCTGCTGCCGGCAGAGCCCTGGTATGTATCGAGAACGGAAATACGGTGATGAAAAGCTGGTGGGTAGATCCGCAGGAAGGAAGTACTTCTTTCAGTTTTGATGTTACTGAAGAGATGACTCCTAACGCTTATGTTTCAATTACCTTGTTGCAACCTCACTCACAATCAGTCAATAACCTGCCTATCAGATTGTATGGTGTTATTCCTTTGATGGCTGAAGATCCACGTACTCATTTAACTCCTGTGATTGACATGCCGGATGAATTACGTCCTGAACAAAATGTGACTATCAAAGTAAGCGAGCAAAACGCACAAGCCATGAGTTACACACTGGCAATGGTTGAAGATGGTTTATTGGATTTGACCCGTTTTAAAACACCTCAACCCTGGGATTATTTCTTTGCCAAGGAGGCCCTTGGAGTTAAAACATGGGACTTATACGATCAGGTTATTGGAGCCTATGGTGGTCATATCGAACAAATGTTCAGTCTGGGTGGAGATGATGATATGTCTGCGAAAAAGGGTGGCAATAAAGCTAACCGCTTTAAACCGGTTGTAAAATTCTTTGGCCCTTATTCTCTTAAACCTGGCAAGACGGATGAACATACCTTTATGATGCCCCGATATATTGGTTCGGTTCGCACAATGGTGATTGCTTCCACGGATAAAGCATACGGTGATGCTGAAAAAACAACACCGGTTCGGAATCCATTGATGGTTCTGGCCACTCTTCCTCGTGTACTGGGTCCTGACGAAGAAGTTGACCTTCCGGTAACAGTATTTGCCATGAAGGAAGGTATCAAAACGGTTAAAGTTAAAGTTGAATCAAATGATTTACTAACCGTTATTGGTGAAAATACTCAAACTATTAACTTTAACCAGATAGGTGAGGAAGTTGCAATTTTTAAAGTGAAAGTTAAACCAACTATTGGAGTTGGTAAGGTAAAAGTAATGGCCAGTGCATCCGGCGAAGAAGCTATGGATGAAATCGAACTGGAGGTTCGTAATCCGAACCCCCGAATTACAACTGTTTCTAAAGTTCAGATTGAAAAAGGTCAATCTCAAAAAGTGGAATTTACTTTACCGGGAATAAAAGGCACCAACCATGCTTCTCTTGAGGTATCCTCAATCCCTCCAATCGATTTTGGACGTCGATTGAAATACCTTGTTTCATATCCTCATGGATGTGTTGAACAAACAACTTCAGGTGCTTTCCCCCAGTTATTCCTTAGCGATTTAATTGAGAGCGGAGAACAGTTTGAAGAAATTACAGCCCGAAATATTCGTGGTGGCATCAATCGACTGGCAGGTTTTGTTCGTCCTGACGGTGGTTTAAGCTATTGGCCGGGAAGTAATGAATCAAACGACTGGGGTACAACCTATGCAGGTCACTTCCTGCTGGAAGCTGAAAAGAAAGGTTACCAGCTTCCGGTTGGATTTAAAAACAAATGGATCAAGTATCAACGTACACAAGCACGTCAATGGAGTCCAAACAAATTATATCGCGGACGCGATCTGGCACAGGCTTACCGTTTATACACACTTGCATTAGCAGGTGAACCTGAGTTAAGTGCCATGAATCGTATGCGTAATCAAAGCTATTTAAGCCTGCAGGCACGTTGGAGACTGGCTGCAGCCTATGCTTTAGCGGGTCATAAAAATGTAGCAAACGAACTGGTGAATAATGCTTCTATATATGATTTTACCGAGTACGACCGTTACTACAGCTATGGATCTAACGAACGTGATATGGCTATGGTAATTGAAACATTGGTTTTACTCGATCGCCAGTCAGATGCAGCCGATTTGGTAATGACTTTATCAAAAGCATTATCAAGTCAGCAATGGATGAGTACCCAGACAACCGCCTATTCATTATTGGCAATCAGTAAATATGCCGGTTTATCGGGTGTAAGTAAAAACGTCAGTTTTGAATGGGAAGGTACCAACCAAAAAGGAGCCAAAGTTGAATCTGAGCTTTCTATCTATCAGACAGAGCTAAACACAAGTAACCTAAAAGGAGAAATCAACATCAAAAATAAATCGCAGGGTGTATTATTTGCACGCGTAATAATGGATGGAATTCCTGCAGCAGGAGATAGCACATCCTTGTCGTCTAATTTGCAAATAAACGTGGTTTACAAAGATCTTTCGGGTAATGCTGTTGATGTAACAAGATTAGAACAGGGTACTGACTTTATTGCTGAAGTGAGTGTGAAAAATCCTGGTACCAAAGGCAATATTGAGAATTTGGCATTAACACAGATCTTCCCTTCCGGTTGGGAAATCCGCAACACACGAATGGAAGATATTAAGAATGCTCATGAGGCTGACATTCCGGATTACCGTGATTATCGAGATGACAGAGTTTATTCGTATTTTAACCTTATGAAAGGCTATTCGAAGAATTTTGTTATCATCTTGAATGCCGGATATACAGGCAAATATTATTTACCGGCTGTAAGTTGTGAAGCCATGTACGACAATACTGTTGCAGCACGAAAACCCGGCAAATGGGTTGAAGTAGTTTCAGCAGGTGAATGA
- a CDS encoding glutathione peroxidase, giving the protein MSQFYQFEANSLQGKPVSMEEYKGKTVLVVNTASKCGLTPQFEGLESMYKKYKEKGLVILGFPCNQFANQEPGDEKSISEGCMINYGVTFPMFSKIDVNGDEAHPLYKYLKSELKGTFGNKIKWNFTKFLVDKNGKPLKRFAPTTKPEKIEKYLDGILN; this is encoded by the coding sequence ATGAGTCAGTTTTATCAATTTGAAGCGAATAGTTTGCAAGGCAAACCCGTTTCTATGGAAGAATATAAAGGGAAAACTGTATTAGTGGTGAATACTGCCAGTAAATGTGGTTTAACACCTCAGTTCGAAGGATTGGAGAGCATGTACAAGAAGTACAAGGAAAAGGGCCTGGTAATTTTAGGTTTTCCTTGTAATCAGTTTGCCAATCAGGAGCCGGGTGATGAAAAATCTATTTCAGAAGGATGCATGATTAACTATGGAGTTACCTTTCCAATGTTCTCAAAAATAGATGTCAATGGAGATGAGGCTCATCCGCTTTATAAATATCTGAAAAGCGAACTAAAAGGAACATTTGGCAATAAGATCAAATGGAATTTTACAAAGTTTTTAGTTGATAAAAACGGTAAGCCTTTAAAGAGATTTGCTCCCACAACAAAGCCCGAGAAGATTGAGAAATATCTGGATGGCATTCTTAATTAA